In Aristaeella hokkaidonensis, the following are encoded in one genomic region:
- a CDS encoding TAXI family TRAP transporter solute-binding subunit: MKKLLALLLSLMMVFAAASALADGLTFTTGGTAGTYYGYGNVLAQYVAANSEVDMTAVAGNGSADNIDKLDMQVAQLGFVQNDVAYYAFNGIRIYEGDPVTSFSAIAALYTETVQLITCNPEIKSVADLKGKNVSIGSQGSGVYFNAIDFLNAYDMTENDITPTYQSFADSAEALKDGKIDAAFVVAGAPTPAVTDLATSKDTYLVSLDDEHVAILQGISGAYTKSVIPAGTYAKQDEDVVTVGVKATIIANDQVSEDEAYTIVKTIFEGKDSIAHDKAKDLDLEYASVCGIPYHAGAAKYFAEQGITVETAE, from the coding sequence ATGAAAAAACTGCTTGCACTTCTTCTGAGCCTGATGATGGTATTTGCTGCCGCTTCCGCGCTGGCGGACGGCCTTACATTCACCACCGGCGGCACAGCCGGAACCTACTATGGTTACGGAAACGTACTGGCCCAGTATGTGGCCGCGAACTCTGAAGTCGATATGACAGCCGTGGCCGGAAACGGCTCCGCTGATAACATCGACAAGCTGGATATGCAGGTTGCCCAGCTGGGCTTCGTGCAGAACGACGTGGCTTACTATGCTTTCAACGGCATCCGCATTTATGAAGGAGACCCTGTTACTTCCTTCTCCGCTATCGCCGCCCTCTATACTGAGACAGTACAGCTGATCACCTGCAACCCCGAAATCAAGAGCGTTGCGGATCTGAAAGGCAAAAACGTTTCTATCGGTTCCCAGGGTTCCGGCGTGTATTTCAATGCCATTGACTTCCTGAATGCCTATGACATGACGGAAAATGACATTACCCCCACCTACCAGAGCTTTGCGGATTCCGCTGAAGCACTGAAAGACGGCAAGATCGACGCGGCTTTCGTTGTGGCCGGCGCTCCCACTCCTGCGGTAACCGACCTGGCCACCAGCAAGGACACCTATCTCGTGTCCCTGGATGACGAGCATGTTGCCATCCTTCAGGGCATTTCCGGTGCCTATACCAAGAGCGTCATTCCTGCCGGCACCTATGCCAAGCAGGATGAGGACGTTGTGACTGTGGGCGTCAAGGCGACCATTATTGCCAACGACCAGGTCAGCGAAGATGAAGCCTATACGATTGTGAAGACAATCTTTGAAGGCAAGGACAGCATTGCCCATGACAAGGCCAAGGATCTTGATCTGGAATATGCTTCCGTCTGCGGCATTCCTTATCATGCCGGCGCTGCCAAATACTTTGCTGAACAGGGCATCACCGTGGAGACTGCTGAGTAA
- a CDS encoding TRAP transporter permease, translating to MSKKEQNTIPESAAEKETTAAELDAIMRKYDRESNVRVWEGKPRIFVGIILAAFSLYCMYVTLFANMLDQVRLSSFLGLVVIMGYLTYPAKKGHVKVNHMPWYDIVLIILGAAAFFYYTFKAPDLMTTRIKTKLNDPVYIIAGIVGILVLCELCRRSVGLPILCVAGIFLGYTIYFYVKDGKLLANVVHELFYNENGLLSTPVNVCSKYIVVFIIFGAFLEKTGISEFFIALANGLTGRFAGGPAKVAVISSALCGMVSGSSVGNTVTTGSITIPMMKKTGYDKNFSGAVEAAASTGGQIMPPIMGAAAFLMADYLGVPYSDIIVRAILPACLYFLGVFLSVHLEAKRLGLKGLSKEQLPRIKELMKESYLLLPLAILIYLVCSNTKTMQFSAAVSILATIVVGIISNIHRNIRHGKPLETGEGTHNQRFKPVHVFEALENGGRSCISVAVACGVAGLICGCLTVTGLASTVINAIVTISQGKLFLGLVLTMICCIILGMGLPTTATYCIMASTCAPILFKMNVPLIAAHFFVFYYGIVADITPPVALAAYAGSAISGGSPMKTGVNATRLAIAGFIIPFIFAMSPDMLLINTTWYEVALITVTSIAGMYGVTYGLSGFSSYERHGAGKAIGIALRVIAIAGGLLLIYPGYVTDIIGVLLVGGVLAWQKIGVPKMFGTETGNQE from the coding sequence GTGAGCAAGAAGGAACAAAACACGATTCCGGAATCTGCGGCGGAAAAAGAAACAACAGCAGCAGAGCTGGATGCGATTATGCGGAAATATGACCGCGAAAGCAATGTCCGGGTCTGGGAAGGCAAGCCCAGGATTTTTGTGGGAATTATTCTGGCGGCTTTTTCCCTGTACTGTATGTATGTCACGTTGTTTGCCAATATGCTGGATCAGGTCCGGCTGAGTTCATTTCTCGGGCTGGTTGTGATCATGGGCTATCTGACCTATCCGGCAAAAAAAGGACATGTGAAGGTCAATCACATGCCCTGGTATGATATTGTACTGATTATACTGGGTGCGGCAGCCTTCTTCTATTATACTTTCAAGGCTCCCGACCTGATGACGACCCGGATCAAGACCAAGCTGAACGATCCTGTGTACATTATTGCGGGAATCGTGGGTATTCTTGTGCTGTGCGAGCTTTGCCGCCGGAGCGTCGGACTGCCGATTCTTTGTGTTGCCGGCATTTTCCTGGGATATACGATCTATTTCTATGTCAAGGACGGCAAACTGCTGGCCAATGTAGTGCATGAGCTTTTCTACAACGAAAACGGCCTGCTGTCCACGCCGGTGAATGTATGCTCCAAATACATCGTTGTATTTATCATATTCGGAGCTTTCCTGGAGAAAACCGGTATTTCAGAATTCTTCATTGCACTGGCCAACGGGCTGACCGGACGGTTTGCCGGCGGTCCTGCCAAAGTGGCGGTTATTTCCTCCGCACTATGCGGTATGGTAAGCGGCTCTTCCGTCGGCAACACCGTTACAACGGGCTCTATTACGATCCCGATGATGAAAAAGACAGGCTATGATAAAAACTTTTCCGGCGCGGTTGAAGCTGCGGCGTCAACAGGCGGACAGATCATGCCACCGATTATGGGGGCTGCAGCTTTCCTGATGGCGGATTATCTGGGCGTTCCGTACTCTGACATCATTGTCAGGGCTATTCTGCCGGCCTGCCTGTATTTCCTGGGCGTTTTCCTTTCCGTACATCTTGAGGCAAAACGGCTTGGCCTCAAGGGACTCAGCAAAGAGCAGCTTCCCCGGATCAAGGAACTGATGAAGGAAAGCTATCTGCTGTTGCCGCTTGCGATTCTGATATACCTGGTGTGCTCGAATACAAAGACGATGCAGTTTTCTGCGGCAGTATCCATCCTGGCTACGATTGTTGTGGGTATTATCAGTAATATTCACCGCAATATCCGGCATGGCAAACCGCTGGAAACCGGTGAAGGCACTCATAATCAGCGTTTTAAACCGGTTCATGTTTTTGAAGCTCTTGAAAACGGAGGAAGAAGCTGTATCTCCGTGGCTGTGGCCTGTGGCGTGGCGGGCCTGATCTGCGGCTGCCTGACGGTTACGGGACTTGCTTCGACAGTGATTAATGCCATTGTGACCATATCCCAGGGCAAACTGTTCCTTGGCCTGGTTCTGACGATGATCTGCTGTATTATCCTGGGCATGGGTCTGCCCACAACAGCGACATACTGCATCATGGCATCGACCTGCGCGCCGATTCTGTTCAAGATGAATGTTCCGCTGATTGCCGCACACTTCTTTGTGTTCTATTATGGCATTGTTGCGGATATCACACCGCCTGTGGCACTGGCGGCCTATGCCGGTTCCGCCATTTCCGGCGGCAGCCCGATGAAAACCGGCGTCAACGCCACGAGACTTGCTATTGCGGGATTCATTATCCCGTTTATCTTCGCGATGAGTCCTGATATGCTGCTGATCAATACCACCTGGTATGAAGTGGCTCTGATTACTGTTACTTCCATTGCCGGCATGTATGGTGTGACATACGGCCTGAGCGGCTTCAGCAGTTATGAACGACATGGAGCCGGAAAAGCGATCGGCATTGCGCTTCGGGTCATTGCCATTGCAGGCGGCCTGCTGCTGATCTATCCCGGATATGTGACAGACATCATCGGCGTGCTGCTGGTTGGCGGGGTGCTGGCCTGGCAGAAGATCGGCGTACCGAAAATGTTCGGGACAGAGACCGGAAATCAGGAGTAA
- the priA gene encoding replication restart helicase PriA, whose protein sequence is MFCQVIIDIVHENVASPFTYRIPEGMQLQPGQRVSVPFGRLQKEGIVLSLTEQCELEANRIRNVIEPLEEYAAIPPELMNLAEEMAREAHCPLAETLRLMLPAQMRGGRVHVKTERTACLNVTREEALSAAEREKRSPKRAALLRFLADENIHTVKEITSLVKDPNEALKKLAADGMIRLESEEMLRTPGNVFEQPEDPGFTLTPGQEEALEEILPCLNGKGGRFLLHGVTGSGKTEVFMAAVRSALNYGRSAIILVPEIALTPQMVSWFRSRFGPVAAVIHSRLSPGERFDEWRRIRRGDARVVIGARSAVFSPARDLGLIVVDEEHESTYLNDHHPQYDAREVARKRCDRENATLVLASATPSILSFARARRGDYMLLEMPRRVMNRPLPEVEIIDMREELENGNRTVLSGALRKALKDCSARGEQAMLLMNRRGYNSFVSCRTCGYVVKCPNCDISMTYHMASTDGLLRCHYCGQMMKPPAICPECGGKYIRYFGAGTQKVEEEVHKLLPGVTTVRMDYDTTGGKDGHGRILEEFRSGRARVLIGTQMIAKGLDFPKVTLVGVVAADMTLNLPDYRSRERTFQLLTQVAGRAGRGERPGRVIIQTYKPEDPVIGYAAGQDYRSFFEDEFRRRRHGLYPPFTLLVRFLTESVSEDAALAAANRIEQGTRKMLEAHPEWQKKLLLISNDAPSVKVLRGKNRRHVLMKLLVSREADEMIAAMNELSREEYENAEVWFEVNPTTMM, encoded by the coding sequence GTGTTTTGTCAGGTGATCATCGACATCGTTCACGAGAACGTGGCAAGCCCCTTTACTTACCGGATTCCGGAGGGAATGCAGCTGCAGCCGGGACAACGGGTGAGTGTGCCTTTCGGCCGGCTTCAGAAGGAAGGAATCGTCCTCAGCCTGACGGAGCAATGCGAGCTTGAAGCTAACAGGATCAGGAATGTTATCGAACCGCTGGAGGAGTATGCGGCAATCCCGCCGGAGCTGATGAACCTGGCGGAAGAAATGGCCCGGGAAGCCCACTGCCCGCTGGCGGAAACGCTGCGCCTGATGCTGCCCGCCCAGATGAGAGGCGGCAGGGTACACGTCAAAACCGAACGGACAGCCTGCCTGAATGTAACGAGGGAAGAAGCCCTGTCAGCGGCGGAAAGGGAAAAACGCAGCCCTAAACGGGCGGCTTTGCTGAGATTCCTTGCCGACGAAAACATTCATACAGTGAAGGAAATAACCTCCCTTGTAAAGGATCCGAACGAAGCATTGAAAAAGCTGGCCGCGGACGGCATGATCAGACTGGAAAGCGAGGAAATGCTTCGTACCCCCGGAAATGTTTTTGAACAGCCGGAAGATCCGGGTTTCACGCTGACGCCCGGACAGGAGGAGGCACTGGAAGAAATCCTGCCCTGCCTGAACGGAAAAGGTGGAAGGTTCCTGCTTCACGGAGTGACGGGAAGCGGGAAAACGGAAGTTTTCATGGCGGCAGTACGCAGTGCTTTGAATTACGGAAGAAGCGCGATTATTCTTGTGCCTGAAATTGCGCTTACACCGCAGATGGTTTCCTGGTTCAGGAGCCGGTTTGGTCCGGTGGCCGCTGTGATTCATTCCCGACTCAGCCCCGGCGAGCGCTTTGACGAATGGCGTCGGATCAGGCGGGGAGACGCACGGGTGGTTATCGGTGCAAGAAGCGCTGTTTTTTCACCGGCAAGGGATCTCGGACTGATCGTTGTCGACGAGGAACATGAAAGCACCTATCTGAACGATCATCATCCGCAGTATGATGCCCGGGAAGTTGCACGCAAACGATGCGACAGGGAGAATGCGACACTTGTGCTGGCAAGCGCCACTCCCAGCATCCTCAGTTTCGCCAGGGCGAGACGGGGCGATTATATGCTGCTGGAAATGCCGCGGCGTGTAATGAACCGGCCACTGCCGGAAGTTGAGATCATCGATATGCGGGAGGAACTTGAAAACGGAAACCGCACAGTGCTCAGCGGAGCCCTGCGAAAAGCGCTGAAAGATTGTTCCGCCCGGGGTGAACAGGCCATGCTGCTGATGAACCGACGGGGATACAACTCGTTTGTCAGCTGCCGGACATGCGGCTATGTGGTGAAATGCCCGAACTGCGATATCAGTATGACATACCATATGGCCAGTACGGACGGCCTGCTGCGGTGCCACTATTGCGGACAGATGATGAAACCGCCGGCAATATGTCCCGAATGCGGCGGGAAGTATATCCGGTATTTCGGGGCGGGAACCCAGAAGGTGGAGGAAGAGGTCCATAAGCTGCTGCCGGGAGTGACAACCGTCAGGATGGACTACGACACGACAGGAGGCAAAGACGGGCACGGCAGGATCCTGGAGGAATTCCGCAGCGGAAGGGCACGCGTATTGATCGGTACCCAGATGATTGCCAAGGGACTGGATTTTCCCAAGGTAACGCTTGTCGGCGTGGTTGCGGCAGATATGACGCTGAACCTTCCGGACTACCGGAGCCGCGAAAGAACTTTCCAGCTGCTGACCCAGGTGGCGGGAAGAGCGGGGCGCGGCGAAAGACCGGGACGGGTTATTATACAGACCTACAAGCCGGAAGATCCTGTGATCGGATACGCCGCCGGGCAGGATTACAGATCTTTCTTTGAAGATGAGTTCCGCAGGCGCAGGCACGGTTTATATCCGCCCTTTACGCTGCTTGTCAGATTCCTGACTGAAAGTGTTTCCGAAGATGCAGCGTTGGCTGCGGCAAACCGGATTGAACAGGGGACACGGAAAATGCTGGAAGCGCATCCGGAATGGCAGAAAAAGCTGCTGCTGATTTCAAACGACGCACCGAGCGTCAAAGTGCTGCGCGGAAAAAACCGCAGGCACGTGCTGATGAAGCTTCTTGTCAGCCGGGAAGCTGACGAGATGATTGCGGCAATGAATGAACTGTCAAGGGAAGAATATGAAAACGCTGAAGTCTGGTTCGAGGTAAATCCGACAACCATGATGTGA
- the def gene encoding peptide deformylase, with translation MAIRKIVTLGDDALRKHCKPQEKFDKRLATLLKDMADTMYKAEGVGLAAPQVGILRRIAVVDVTEDHSGLLEMVNPEIVEREGEQTGREGCLSVPGRQGVVTRPMKIKVRFQDKNGDSYELETEGFEARAICHELDHLDGTLYIDVMDRELTEEEIQGHIPEDGEQ, from the coding sequence ATGGCGATTCGGAAAATTGTTACCCTGGGAGATGACGCACTGAGAAAGCATTGCAAGCCACAGGAGAAATTTGACAAACGGCTTGCAACGCTCCTGAAGGATATGGCTGACACGATGTACAAGGCTGAAGGCGTCGGCCTTGCTGCCCCGCAGGTGGGTATCCTGCGCAGAATTGCCGTGGTGGATGTTACAGAAGACCACAGCGGGCTGCTGGAAATGGTCAATCCTGAGATTGTTGAGCGGGAAGGCGAGCAGACGGGCCGGGAAGGCTGTCTGAGCGTACCGGGAAGACAGGGCGTTGTGACTCGTCCGATGAAGATCAAGGTCCGTTTCCAGGACAAAAACGGGGACAGCTATGAGCTGGAAACCGAGGGGTTTGAGGCAAGGGCGATCTGCCATGAACTCGATCATCTGGACGGAACACTTTATATTGACGTCATGGATCGTGAACTGACAGAAGAGGAAATTCAGGGACATATTCCGGAGGATGGCGAACAGTGA
- the fmt gene encoding methionyl-tRNA formyltransferase, producing the protein MRIVFMGTPEFAVEPLKALIREGYEIAGVFTQPDRPKGRGKKTVPGPVKIAAEQAGIPVFQPERIRKTGVEDLKNLKPDLCVTAAFGQILSQEILDIPPLGNINVHASLLPKHRGAAPIAYAIMNGDRLAGVTTMFMDAGIDTGDMLLQENTEIGESETCGELTERLSRIGADLLIRTVRQLEAGTLVRYPQKHDEMTYDPMLEKTMGIADFAEDHNLVRGRINGLNPWPCVSVPVQGERLKLLRAVNCEGAGEAGTVIKADPKNGLIIACGQGAVRILEVQAPGGKRMRAEDYLRGHGIPEGTNLKEDMQ; encoded by the coding sequence GTGAGAATTGTTTTTATGGGCACGCCGGAGTTTGCTGTGGAGCCACTGAAGGCTCTGATCCGGGAAGGATATGAGATTGCCGGTGTGTTTACGCAGCCCGACCGCCCGAAGGGGCGCGGCAAAAAGACTGTTCCGGGGCCCGTAAAGATTGCTGCAGAGCAAGCAGGCATTCCGGTATTTCAGCCTGAACGGATCCGAAAAACAGGCGTGGAAGATCTGAAGAACCTGAAGCCGGATCTCTGCGTGACAGCTGCATTTGGCCAGATTCTGAGCCAGGAGATTCTGGATATTCCGCCCCTGGGCAATATCAACGTACATGCATCCCTGCTTCCGAAACACCGGGGAGCCGCACCGATTGCCTATGCCATCATGAACGGTGACAGACTGGCAGGCGTGACAACCATGTTCATGGACGCCGGGATCGATACAGGTGATATGCTGCTTCAGGAGAACACAGAGATCGGAGAGAGCGAAACCTGTGGGGAGCTGACTGAACGGCTGAGCCGGATCGGAGCGGATCTTCTGATCCGCACAGTCCGCCAGCTGGAGGCAGGGACACTGGTAAGATATCCACAGAAGCATGATGAGATGACCTACGATCCCATGCTGGAAAAGACGATGGGGATTGCCGATTTTGCAGAGGATCACAATCTGGTCCGCGGAAGAATAAACGGACTGAATCCCTGGCCCTGTGTCAGCGTACCGGTTCAGGGAGAAAGGCTGAAACTGCTCCGGGCTGTGAACTGTGAAGGAGCCGGTGAAGCCGGTACAGTGATCAAAGCGGATCCGAAAAACGGGCTGATCATTGCCTGCGGACAGGGTGCTGTAAGAATCCTGGAAGTGCAGGCACCCGGCGGAAAACGCATGAGAGCTGAAGACTACCTGCGGGGTCACGGCATTCCGGAGGGGACAAATCTGAAAGAGGATATGCAATGA
- the rsmB gene encoding 16S rRNA (cytosine(967)-C(5))-methyltransferase RsmB, whose protein sequence is MKEQRTMEGLAARRIALKVIRKVTEDGAYAALALDAELKGCGLGNSDRRLVSRLVYDTLDHLIYLDWALAQVMAKPDTDIKLINILRLGACQILLEDRIPESAATNLCVQLCTELGMPGLKGVCNGILRNLIRKKEELVMPDAEKEPDKAASIRYSVPEWIWKRLKADYGEEAESILSYRNLEDGWTLRPNLTRLDDAEFEKLLGKKIWKKEKTELPHAWKITGAMDISRDADYLAGNYSIQSGGSMLACLAMGVKRGQQILDCCAAPGGKTCYLAELMGGTGRIQAWDIHEHRVALIEAQARRLGLENIRPMVRDACRLREDLTGTMDAVLLDAPCSGLGFMAQKPDLKLRVTEESVKELTELQERLLDTVSAYVKPGGTLVYSTCSILKDENEHRAERFLERHPEFEKAALPMSVPEKYRSRYSMGLQLLEHRDGLEGFYLIRMRRKDD, encoded by the coding sequence ATGAAGGAACAGAGAACCATGGAAGGGCTGGCAGCCAGAAGGATCGCACTGAAGGTTATCCGGAAAGTGACGGAAGACGGCGCTTACGCCGCATTGGCTCTGGACGCGGAACTGAAAGGATGCGGGCTCGGAAACTCAGACCGCAGACTTGTATCCAGACTCGTATATGACACGCTGGATCATCTGATTTATCTGGACTGGGCCCTGGCACAGGTGATGGCGAAACCGGATACGGACATCAAGCTGATCAATATTCTGCGTCTTGGCGCATGTCAGATCCTGCTGGAAGACCGGATTCCGGAGAGCGCTGCAACCAATCTCTGTGTACAGCTGTGCACAGAGCTGGGTATGCCCGGACTGAAAGGGGTCTGCAACGGTATCCTGAGGAATCTGATCCGGAAAAAAGAAGAACTTGTGATGCCTGATGCAGAAAAGGAACCGGATAAAGCCGCTTCGATCCGTTACAGCGTTCCGGAGTGGATCTGGAAAAGGCTGAAAGCTGATTACGGAGAGGAAGCAGAATCAATTCTTTCATACCGCAATCTGGAAGATGGATGGACGCTGCGTCCGAATCTTACCCGGCTGGATGATGCCGAATTTGAAAAACTGCTGGGCAAAAAAATCTGGAAGAAAGAGAAAACAGAACTGCCTCATGCCTGGAAAATTACCGGAGCGATGGATATATCGCGGGATGCGGATTATCTGGCAGGTAATTATTCCATTCAGAGCGGCGGAAGCATGCTTGCCTGCCTTGCCATGGGAGTGAAGCGGGGACAGCAGATCCTTGACTGCTGTGCCGCACCGGGCGGAAAAACATGTTATCTTGCCGAACTGATGGGAGGTACCGGACGAATTCAGGCCTGGGATATACATGAACACAGGGTTGCGCTGATTGAAGCACAGGCCAGAAGACTGGGACTTGAAAATATCCGACCCATGGTGCGGGATGCCTGCCGGCTTCGGGAAGATCTGACAGGCACAATGGATGCAGTACTGCTTGACGCACCATGTTCCGGGCTGGGATTCATGGCCCAGAAACCGGACCTGAAACTGCGGGTGACGGAAGAAAGCGTGAAGGAGCTGACAGAACTGCAGGAACGGCTGCTGGATACAGTTTCCGCTTATGTGAAACCCGGCGGAACGCTGGTGTATTCCACATGTTCCATCCTGAAGGACGAGAACGAGCATCGGGCGGAACGTTTCCTGGAAAGACATCCTGAGTTTGAAAAGGCAGCCCTTCCCATGAGCGTTCCGGAAAAATACCGGAGCAGGTACAGCATGGGACTTCAGCTGCTGGAGCACAGGGACGGACTGGAAGGTTTCTACCTGATCAGAATGAGGAGAAAAGATGACTGA
- the rlmN gene encoding 23S rRNA (adenine(2503)-C(2))-methyltransferase RlmN — protein sequence MTELTGMTCDEITTWVKDQGYPAFRGKQIFRWIHQGADFEEMTNLPAAMRGKLQQEAVAQPVSIRLQRKSPLDGTVKFLYALKDGNCVEGVLMRYKYGVSLCISTQVGCRMGCRFCASTLEGRVRDLTAGEMLGEVLCANRYLSPEDIRVSHVVLMGSGEPLDNYDNVIRFLRLLREEEGIRLSIRNVSLSTCGIVPKMYQLAEENLPVTLCVSLHASNDEIRKMTMPVAYTWSIPEILEACRNYIRKTGRRVIFEYALSDGVNAGEEQAKELASILRGMQCHVNLIPLNIVEERDMKGISEDKVRRFLKILQDNNISATRRREMGDDIEGACGQLRRKTINSSKGE from the coding sequence ATGACTGAACTGACCGGTATGACCTGCGATGAAATAACCACGTGGGTCAAGGACCAGGGATATCCGGCATTCCGGGGAAAGCAGATTTTCCGGTGGATCCATCAGGGGGCGGATTTTGAGGAAATGACCAATCTGCCTGCTGCCATGCGCGGGAAACTGCAGCAGGAAGCGGTTGCACAGCCTGTCAGTATCCGCCTGCAGCGTAAAAGTCCGCTGGACGGTACCGTGAAGTTTCTTTATGCACTGAAGGACGGAAACTGTGTGGAAGGCGTACTGATGAGGTATAAATACGGCGTCAGCCTGTGTATATCCACACAGGTTGGCTGCCGTATGGGATGCAGGTTCTGTGCCTCCACGCTGGAAGGCAGGGTCAGGGATCTCACCGCAGGAGAAATGCTGGGGGAGGTTCTTTGTGCGAACCGTTATCTGTCTCCGGAAGATATACGGGTCAGCCATGTTGTGCTGATGGGAAGCGGAGAACCGCTTGACAATTATGACAATGTCATCCGGTTCCTGAGACTTCTGCGGGAAGAAGAAGGGATACGGCTCAGTATTCGGAATGTATCGCTGTCTACCTGCGGGATTGTGCCGAAGATGTACCAGCTTGCCGAGGAAAATCTTCCCGTGACGCTCTGCGTATCCCTGCATGCGTCCAATGATGAGATCCGGAAAATGACCATGCCTGTTGCATATACATGGTCCATTCCTGAAATCCTGGAAGCGTGCAGGAATTATATCCGGAAAACCGGACGGCGGGTGATCTTTGAATATGCTCTTTCTGACGGCGTCAATGCAGGGGAAGAACAGGCAAAGGAACTTGCATCCATCCTGCGGGGAATGCAGTGCCACGTGAACCTGATTCCGCTGAACATCGTGGAAGAACGGGATATGAAAGGAATTTCCGAGGATAAGGTCAGGAGATTCCTGAAAATCCTTCAGGACAATAATATTTCCGCAACCCGCAGACGGGAAATGGGCGATGACATAGAAGGCGCATGCGGCCAGCTGCGCAGAAAGACAATAAACAGCTCAAAGGGAGAGTAA
- a CDS encoding Stp1/IreP family PP2C-type Ser/Thr phosphatase → MRKFNLKGTVIQRMRGIEREEPKAIETEKTQIEETPVMSVDFSEEQGVLSCAWRTDVGRLRKNNQDAVILGNGLAGVADGMGGHKGGEIASAGLRDGLLRETKDSKPGRAKLEEAVQKVNRELWEQQEGNSSLSGMGTTLTVLWPTKEEMLIGQVGDSRAYLFRDGVLTQITNDHSMVADMVRKGVLTEEQAACHPMRNYITRAVGTEANIELDMYTHDRRKGDRWLVCSDGLHGMVSTEELISLMAGENLEEAAEELLQAALRGGGKDNISLVLIQDDTECITCAEKPAETDEEEKAEPSAEGETAEEVTPQ, encoded by the coding sequence ATGCGCAAGTTCAACCTGAAAGGAACAGTTATTCAACGGATGCGGGGGATTGAAAGAGAAGAACCCAAAGCCATTGAAACCGAAAAAACGCAGATTGAAGAAACACCGGTGATGTCCGTTGACTTCTCCGAGGAACAGGGTGTGCTTTCCTGCGCCTGGCGCACAGACGTCGGCCGGCTGCGTAAAAACAATCAGGACGCAGTGATTCTTGGAAACGGACTGGCCGGGGTTGCGGACGGTATGGGAGGCCATAAAGGCGGTGAAATCGCATCTGCTGGACTGCGGGACGGTTTGTTGCGCGAAACGAAGGACAGTAAACCGGGAAGGGCAAAGCTGGAAGAGGCCGTACAGAAAGTGAACCGGGAACTGTGGGAACAGCAGGAAGGTAATTCTTCCTTATCCGGAATGGGAACAACATTGACCGTTCTGTGGCCGACGAAGGAAGAAATGCTGATCGGACAGGTTGGCGACAGCAGGGCGTATTTATTCCGGGACGGTGTGCTGACACAAATCACCAATGATCATTCCATGGTAGCCGATATGGTTCGGAAAGGCGTACTTACTGAAGAACAGGCCGCCTGTCATCCGATGCGAAATTATATTACGCGGGCTGTGGGCACAGAGGCGAATATAGAACTCGACATGTACACACATGACCGCAGAAAAGGCGACCGTTGGCTTGTGTGTTCCGACGGGCTTCATGGTATGGTCAGCACGGAAGAACTGATCAGCCTGATGGCCGGGGAAAACCTGGAGGAAGCAGCAGAGGAACTTCTGCAGGCAGCCTTGAGGGGCGGCGGAAAGGATAATATCTCACTCGTGCTTATACAGGATGATACGGAATGTATTACCTGTGCGGAAAAACCGGCAGAGACAGATGAAGAGGAAAAAGCAGAACCATCAGCTGAAGGAGAAACCGCGGAGGAGGTGACTCCGCAGTGA